In Actinomycetota bacterium, a single genomic region encodes these proteins:
- a CDS encoding class E sortase, giving the protein MQAVILALVLALATPSFSPAITEVPARARVDAVTQQLGIVTGRLEIPAIDLDEVIRDGVDLSVIDRGVAHWSGTADPGGAGNMVLAGHRTIHSAPFLDLDKLEPGDEIYVTGIGGRIATYRVVETLIVTPADMWIVDPTDTPMLTIFACHPKRSARQRIVVRAELVDTPVVQFP; this is encoded by the coding sequence ATGCAGGCTGTCATCCTCGCTTTGGTACTGGCGTTGGCAACGCCCAGCTTCAGCCCTGCGATCACCGAGGTGCCCGCGAGAGCTCGCGTCGATGCCGTGACTCAGCAACTCGGGATCGTTACCGGACGTCTCGAGATTCCGGCGATCGACCTCGACGAGGTGATCCGAGACGGTGTCGATCTGTCGGTCATCGATCGCGGTGTGGCCCACTGGTCGGGGACCGCGGATCCTGGCGGCGCCGGCAACATGGTGCTTGCCGGCCATCGAACGATTCACTCGGCGCCGTTCCTCGATCTGGACAAGCTCGAGCCCGGAGATGAGATCTACGTCACGGGGATCGGAGGGCGCATCGCCACCTACCGGGTCGTCGAGACGCTGATCGTCACGCCTGCGGACATGTGGATCGTCGACCCGACCGACACGCCGATGCTCACGATATTCGCCTGCCATCCCAAACGGTCTGCTCGTCAACGTATCGTCGTACGAGCCGAACTGGTCGATACGCCGGTCGTGCAGTTTCCCTGA